A portion of the Stigmatella aurantiaca DW4/3-1 genome contains these proteins:
- a CDS encoding TetR/AcrR family transcriptional regulator has product MSPKPRSPPPPPAPAPPPPQRRPGRLGGARDTNRRERTKGLSEAALRLFLERGLDGVTIDDITQASEVAKGTFYRYFEDKAALVDALLEPVRRELLDGLEACGRALSEAREVEAMFDAYRAMSAVIASALLQHPGVVRLYLQECRGPSVGARVKVVELARLVSQHAVSITEKAHTHGLLRPIRPAVSGLAVVGAVERLLLAVLSEEPIGNPLELPDALTTLVLDGLRLPPSAARRKMDGKPGRP; this is encoded by the coding sequence ATGAGCCCCAAGCCCCGCTCGCCCCCCCCTCCCCCGGCGCCTGCCCCTCCCCCCCCTCAGCGCCGCCCGGGCCGCCTGGGAGGGGCGCGAGACACCAACCGGCGGGAGCGCACGAAGGGGCTGAGCGAGGCGGCCCTGCGCCTGTTCCTGGAGCGTGGGCTGGATGGGGTCACCATCGATGACATCACCCAGGCCTCGGAGGTGGCCAAGGGCACCTTCTACCGGTACTTCGAGGACAAGGCGGCCCTGGTGGATGCCCTGCTGGAGCCGGTGCGGCGCGAGTTGCTCGATGGGCTGGAAGCCTGTGGCCGGGCCCTCTCCGAGGCCCGTGAGGTGGAGGCCATGTTCGATGCGTACCGGGCCATGTCGGCGGTCATCGCCAGCGCCCTGCTCCAGCACCCTGGGGTGGTGCGCCTCTACCTCCAGGAGTGCCGGGGGCCCTCCGTGGGGGCCCGGGTGAAGGTGGTGGAGCTGGCCCGGCTCGTGTCCCAGCACGCGGTGAGCATCACCGAGAAGGCCCACACCCACGGCCTGCTGCGGCCCATCCGCCCCGCCGTCAGCGGGCTGGCCGTGGTGGGCGCGGTGGAGCGGCTGCTGCTGGCGGTGCTGAGCGAGGAGCCCATCGGCAACCCCCTGGAGCTGCCCGATGCGCTCACCACGCTGGTGCTGGATGGGTTGCGGCTGCCCCCTTCGGCGGCCCGCCGGAAGATGGACGGGAAGCCCGGACGCCCTTAA
- a CDS encoding amidase family protein, whose amino-acid sequence MDASASLGATAPLASLAGMPFTSGSRSLAGFVPPHGRAFVTRDKRAGLIGPGKTNLAPFGILCTPEPRLFGPARDPWNPE is encoded by the coding sequence GTGGACGCATCCGCCTCCCTCGGTGCCACCGCGCCATTGGCCTCGCTCGCGGGCATGCCCTTCACCTCGGGCTCCCGCTCCCTCGCGGGGTTCGTCCCGCCCCACGGCCGCGCGTTCGTCACCCGCGACAAGCGCGCGGGCCTGATCGGCCCCGGCAAGACGAACCTCGCCCCGTTCGGCATCCTCTGCACCCCCGAGCCGCGCCTCTTCGGCCCCGCCCGCGATCCGTGGAATCCAGAGTGA
- a CDS encoding lytic transglycosylase domain-containing protein → MARKRIQAGVRVPGWAWLVLCVLAPLVLLNGAIAFLGETQVPLLSLSFLPEKAHALGAYTQHRAACFLEGHPPLEPLVADAERRHRLPPGLLQALVQVESEARVHRISPAGAMGPGQLMPGTARMLKVEDPFEPVTALDGSARYLARQLARFDDVRLAVAAYNAGPGAVEDRVPRNGETEFYVAKVLTAYARLRPPPAPAARPAVAARPSHSAPPPALGRPGPRPPSSPQAPHRRPTPPAVARAPTKTEPAPLADPARPKPR, encoded by the coding sequence GTGGCGCGCAAGCGGATCCAGGCCGGGGTGCGGGTTCCAGGGTGGGCGTGGCTGGTGCTGTGCGTCCTCGCGCCGCTGGTTCTGCTCAACGGGGCCATCGCCTTTCTGGGGGAGACCCAGGTGCCGCTGCTGTCCCTCTCCTTCCTGCCGGAGAAGGCACATGCCCTGGGCGCGTACACCCAGCATCGCGCGGCGTGCTTTCTGGAAGGACACCCACCGTTGGAGCCCCTCGTCGCGGACGCCGAGCGCCGGCACCGCCTGCCGCCCGGTCTGCTCCAGGCCCTGGTGCAAGTGGAATCCGAGGCGCGGGTGCACCGCATCTCGCCCGCCGGGGCCATGGGGCCCGGCCAGCTCATGCCCGGCACCGCGCGGATGTTGAAGGTGGAGGACCCCTTCGAGCCCGTCACCGCCCTCGACGGCAGCGCGCGATACCTGGCGCGGCAGCTCGCGCGCTTCGACGACGTGCGCCTGGCGGTGGCCGCCTACAACGCGGGGCCCGGCGCCGTGGAGGATCGGGTACCGCGCAACGGGGAGACGGAGTTCTACGTGGCCAAGGTGCTCACCGCCTATGCGCGCCTGCGCCCTCCGCCCGCGCCCGCGGCCAGGCCCGCCGTGGCGGCCCGTCCCAGCCACAGCGCCCCGCCGCCTGCCCTGGGCCGCCCCGGGCCCCGTCCTCCCTCGAGTCCCCAAGCGCCCCACCGCCGGCCAACACCTCCCGCCGTGGCCCGGGCTCCCACGAAGACGGAACCGGCGCCTCTGGCCGATCCGGCGCGTCCCAAGCCCCGGTAA
- a CDS encoding glucosamine-6-phosphate deaminase produces MNVRVFSSEQEATAACAAHIAAELRTKPELVLGLPTGRSPLNVYRELVLLRARGELDLSRATSFNLDEFLGMPPDDPSSFRSYMERHFFQHVNLSPERIHFLDGSAPEAESECSRYDAAVEEVGGLDVVMLGIGANGHIAFNEPGDALVAPCHRALLSRETRQGLAALFGDDASRVPLAALTMGMAALMQARQVLLLAFGASKAAAVTAMMHGPISPQCPASFLQLHRDVRVWLDSGAASGLQQR; encoded by the coding sequence GTGAACGTTCGCGTCTTCTCCTCCGAGCAGGAAGCCACCGCCGCGTGCGCTGCTCACATCGCCGCCGAGCTGCGCACCAAGCCAGAGTTGGTCCTGGGGCTGCCCACGGGCCGCTCCCCGCTCAATGTCTACCGGGAACTGGTGCTCCTGCGCGCCCGGGGAGAGCTGGACCTGTCCCGGGCGACGTCCTTCAACCTGGACGAGTTCCTCGGAATGCCCCCGGACGATCCGAGCAGCTTCCGGTCCTATATGGAGCGGCACTTCTTCCAGCACGTGAACCTGTCGCCCGAGCGCATCCACTTTCTGGACGGGAGCGCCCCGGAGGCCGAGTCAGAGTGCTCGCGCTACGACGCGGCCGTGGAGGAGGTGGGGGGCCTGGACGTGGTGATGCTGGGCATTGGCGCGAACGGCCACATCGCCTTCAACGAGCCGGGAGACGCCTTGGTGGCGCCGTGCCACCGGGCGCTGCTGTCTCGTGAGACACGCCAGGGGCTGGCGGCGTTGTTCGGGGATGACGCCTCGCGTGTGCCGCTGGCGGCCCTGACGATGGGGATGGCGGCCTTGATGCAGGCCCGGCAGGTGTTGCTGCTGGCGTTCGGGGCGAGCAAGGCGGCGGCGGTGACGGCCATGATGCATGGCCCCATCAGCCCGCAGTGCCCGGCGTCCTTTCTCCAGCTTCACCGGGACGTGCGGGTGTGGCTGGACAGCGGCGCCGCCAGCGGCTTGCAGCAGCGCTGA